In the genome of Candidatus Binataceae bacterium, one region contains:
- a CDS encoding site-2 protease family protein: MDDSTAHDESQVLTDIPRVTSPPVYEPEVVAPSRARPMGVTRVHVVLFLLTLLTTTMAGADMAGAFVSLAHPATLGNLIAGLSFSIPLMAILMAHEMGHYLVAQRNNVDVTPPYFIPAPLPSIFFIGTFGAFIRMRSPARTRRVMFDIGAAGPWAGAVLAVLAVAIGLKLSEVTPLDTSGGGLQLGNSILFWGLSYAVLGVDPNSVNVNLHPIAFAGWIGLLVTTLNLLPVGQLDGGHVVYALLGRWHRTIARLFIVACVMMVAVPLFMGSAYWGGWLFWVVFLFFLGLGHPATVDADTPLDLRRRIFAWATIALFIVTFMPVPAWYSEGTQNPQEQQPKDNTYSVVYHRPALPRLPASVRLKGL; encoded by the coding sequence ATGGATGATTCCACCGCACACGACGAATCGCAGGTCTTAACCGACATCCCGCGGGTCACGTCCCCTCCCGTGTACGAACCCGAAGTGGTCGCGCCCTCGCGGGCGCGGCCTATGGGCGTGACGCGAGTGCACGTCGTACTGTTCCTGCTGACGCTGCTGACCACGACGATGGCCGGGGCGGATATGGCCGGCGCGTTCGTGTCGCTGGCGCATCCGGCAACCCTGGGCAATCTCATCGCGGGGCTGTCGTTTTCGATCCCTTTGATGGCGATCCTGATGGCGCACGAGATGGGCCATTACCTGGTGGCGCAGCGCAACAACGTCGACGTGACCCCGCCGTATTTCATCCCGGCGCCGCTGCCGTCGATATTCTTCATCGGCACCTTCGGCGCGTTTATCCGCATGCGATCGCCTGCGCGCACGCGGCGCGTGATGTTCGATATCGGCGCGGCTGGGCCGTGGGCCGGGGCGGTGCTGGCGGTGCTGGCGGTCGCGATCGGACTCAAACTCTCCGAGGTTACGCCGCTCGACACGTCAGGCGGAGGGCTTCAGCTCGGCAATTCGATCCTGTTCTGGGGGCTGTCGTACGCGGTGCTGGGCGTCGATCCGAACTCGGTCAACGTCAACCTGCATCCGATCGCGTTTGCCGGATGGATCGGGCTTTTGGTGACGACGCTCAACCTGCTGCCGGTCGGCCAGCTCGACGGCGGCCACGTGGTCTATGCGCTCCTCGGGCGCTGGCATCGCACGATCGCCCGCCTGTTCATCGTGGCGTGCGTGATGATGGTGGCGGTGCCGCTGTTCATGGGCTCGGCGTACTGGGGCGGATGGCTCTTCTGGGTGGTGTTCCTGTTTTTCCTCGGTCTGGGCCATCCCGCGACGGTTGACGCGGATACGCCGCTCGATCTGCGGCGGAGAATTTTCGCCTGGGCGACGATTGCGTTGTTCATCGTAACCTTCATGCCGGTGCCGGCCTGGTACTCCGAGGGCACGCAGAATCCGCAGGAGCAGCAGCCCAAGGACAACACCTACAGCGTGGTTTACCATCGGCCGGCGCTGCCGCGGTTGCCCGCCTCTGTGCGCCTCAAGGGACTCTGA